The Euphorbia lathyris chromosome 3, ddEupLath1.1, whole genome shotgun sequence genome contains a region encoding:
- the LOC136223681 gene encoding cytochrome P450 94C1, with protein MDSPKTFSSSSSSSFIFQSISYIFCWFFFGFTIIFSLFSLLLFFLRLKPYCNCQICRTYINKSWTKDFTNLCDWYTHLLKKSPTGSIQIHVLNNIITSNPENVEYILKTHFDNYPKGKPFSALLGDLLGKGIFNVDGDSWRFQRKMASLELGSLSIRMHAFELISDEIKTRLIPLLSSISSSDDQIGGILDLQDVFRRFSFDTICKFSFGLDPGCLKLSMPISEFALAFDTASCLSAERALAASPIVWKVKRLLNIGSEKKLKQAIKLVDELAGDIINHRRKEKFSDNKDLLSRFMGSIEDDKYLRDIVVSFLLAGRDTVASGLTSFFWLLSQNPRVESAIRNESERVIGPREEEKIVTSFEKLNQLHYLNAAVYESLRLFPPVQFDSKFSQEDDVLPDGTFVTKGTRVTYHQYAMGRMDRIWGLDCNEFKPERWLKNGIFVPESPFKYPVFQAGFRVCLGKEMALVEMKSVALAIIRAFNVRVADPNQLPKFSPGLTATVRGGLPVLIQERKTSKFHRC; from the coding sequence atgGATTCCCCTAAAAccttttcttcttcatcttcttcctccttcatcTTTCAATCAATTTCATACATTTTCTGCTGGTTTTTCTTCGGATTCACAATCATATTCTCCCTTTTCTCCCTCCTCCTTTtcttcctcagactcaaacCATATTGCAACTGCCAAATCTGCAGAACTTACATCAACAAATCATGGACAAAAGACTTCACAAATCTCTGCGATTGGTACACTCATCTTCTCAAAAAATCCCCAACTGGTTCCATCCAAATTCATGTCCTAAACAACATAATCACCTCTAATCCTGAAAATGTCGAGTACATTCTCAAAACCCATTTCGATAATTACCCGAAAGGCAAACCCTTTTCTGCCCTCCTCGGCGATCTTTTAGGAAAGGGGATTTTCAATGTCGACGGAGATTCATGGCGGTTTCAGAGAAAAATGGCCAGTCTCGAATTGGGTTCTTTGTCTATTAGAATGCACGCTTTTGAATTGATCTCAGATGAAATTAAAACCAGATTAATCCCTCTTTTATCTTCAATTTCGTCCTCCGATGATCAAATTGGGGGAATTTTGGATTTACAGGATGTTTTCCGGCGGTTTTCGTTTGATACTATTTGTAAATTCTCATTCGGGTTAGACCCGGGTTGCTTGAAATTGTCCATGCCGATATCGGAATTTGCTCTGGCTTTTGATACGGCGTCGTGTTTATCGGCGGAGAGAGCACTCGCGGCATCTCCGATTGTGTGGAAAGTTAAACGGTTGTTGAATATCGGGTCGGAGAAGAAGCTGAAACAAGCTATTAAATTGGTGGATGAACTCGCCGGAGATATAATTAATCACCGGAGAAAAGAGAAATTTTCCGATAATAAAGACTTGTTGTCGAGATTCATGGGGTCAATTGAAGACGATAAGTATCTCCGTGACATTGTCGTTAGTTTTCTTCTCGCCGGCCGGGACACGGTGGCTTCCGGGTTAACAAGTTTTTTCTGGCTGTTATCGCAAAACCCACGAGTCGAGTCAGCGATTCGCAACGAGTCAGAGAGGGTAATCGGACCGAGGGAGGAAGAAAAAATCGTCACTAGTTTTGAAAAATTGAACCAACTGCATTACTTAAACGCTGCCGTTTATGAGAGCTTGAGATTGTTTCCTCCGGTTCAATTTGACTCCAAATTCtctcaagaagatgatgtattACCGGATGGTACATTTGTGACGAAAGGGACCCGGGTTACGTACCATCAATACGCAATGGGTCGGATGGATCGGATTTGGGGTTTGGATTGTAACGAATTCAAACCGGAACGGTGGTTGAAAAATGGGATTTTTGTACCGGAGAGTCCGTTTAAGTACCCGGTTTTTCAAGCCGGGTTTCGGGTTTGTTTAGGGAAGGAAATGGCATTAGTAGAGATGAAAAGTGTAGCTCTAGCAATAATTAGAGCGTTTAATGTTCGGGTTGCGGATCCAAATCAACTACCGAAATTTTCTCCGGGTCTTACCGCCACCGTGAGAGGCGGTTTGCCGGTGCTAATTCAAGAAAGGAAAACGTCTAAATTCCACCGATGTTAA